The Streptomyces griseiscabiei genome includes a window with the following:
- the fahA gene encoding fumarylacetoacetase: protein MPPFDVPEGHPFGPHNLPYGVFSTAGSDASSDGGSAARTVGVRLGDHVLDAAAAARALGSPYAALLAHPTLNPLLAAGRTAWSDLRRALTAWLTVPSHRETIAPHFHPLSEVTLHLPFEVADYVDFYASENHARNVGKIFRPDSPDPLTPNWKHLPIGYHGRSGTVVVSGTEVVRPSGQRKAPTDPAPVFGPSVRLDIEAEVGFVVGTPTEQGRPVGLGDFRDHVFGVCLLNDWSARDLQAWEYVPLGPFLGKSFATSVSAWITPLDALDEARVAPPERTHTLLPYLDDSAPDIDPGGYDLRITVAVNGHVVSEPPFSTMYWTASQQLAHMTVNGASLRTGDLYGSGTVSGPAPGQRGSLLELTWNGRDPLDLPTGKRAFLEDGDEVTLTAWAPGPGGTRVGLGEVTGRIRGRE, encoded by the coding sequence ATGCCCCCCTTCGATGTCCCCGAGGGCCACCCCTTCGGTCCGCACAACCTCCCCTACGGGGTGTTCTCCACCGCCGGTTCCGACGCCTCCTCCGACGGCGGTTCCGCCGCCCGTACGGTCGGTGTCCGCCTCGGCGACCATGTCCTGGACGCCGCGGCGGCGGCTCGCGCCCTCGGTTCCCCGTACGCCGCGCTGCTGGCCCACCCCACGCTCAACCCGCTGCTGGCGGCCGGGCGCACGGCCTGGTCGGACCTGCGCCGGGCGCTGACGGCCTGGCTGACGGTGCCCTCCCACCGGGAGACGATCGCACCGCACTTCCACCCCCTGTCCGAGGTGACCCTCCATCTGCCCTTCGAGGTGGCCGACTACGTCGACTTCTACGCCTCCGAGAACCACGCGCGGAACGTGGGAAAGATCTTCCGGCCCGACTCACCGGACCCGCTGACCCCCAACTGGAAGCATCTGCCCATCGGTTACCACGGCCGGTCCGGCACCGTTGTCGTCTCCGGCACCGAGGTGGTACGGCCGTCCGGGCAGCGCAAGGCGCCCACCGACCCGGCGCCCGTGTTCGGCCCGTCCGTGCGGCTCGACATCGAGGCGGAGGTCGGGTTCGTGGTGGGCACGCCCACGGAACAGGGGCGGCCGGTGGGGCTCGGGGACTTCCGCGACCACGTCTTCGGGGTCTGCCTCCTCAACGACTGGTCGGCGCGGGACCTCCAGGCCTGGGAGTACGTGCCCCTCGGACCGTTCCTCGGGAAGTCCTTCGCCACGTCGGTGTCGGCCTGGATCACCCCGCTGGACGCCCTGGACGAGGCGCGGGTGGCTCCGCCGGAGCGCACGCACACGCTGCTGCCCTACCTGGACGACTCCGCGCCGGACATCGACCCCGGCGGCTACGACCTGCGCATCACCGTCGCCGTCAACGGTCACGTCGTCTCCGAGCCGCCGTTCTCCACGATGTACTGGACCGCCTCCCAGCAACTGGCCCATATGACCGTCAACGGCGCCTCCCTGCGCACCGGCGACCTCTACGGCTCCGGCACGGTCAGCGGACCCGCCCCCGGCCAGCGCGGCTCCCTGCTGGAGCTGACCTGGAACGGCCGGGACCCGCTCGACCTCCCCACCGGCAAGCGCGCGTTCCTGGAGGACGGCGACGAGGTGACCCTCACGGCCTGGGCCCCGGGACCGGGCGGCACGAGGGTGGGGCTGGGCGAGGTGACGGGGCGGATCAGGGGGCGGGAGTAG
- a CDS encoding FAD-dependent oxidoreductase, with translation MIQPVAVIGAGPFGLSTAAHLRAHGIPVRVFGEPMVSWRDNMPAGMLLKSTPAASSIDAPQAGHTLADYCDAAGIRRLVTDEDIIPVETFIAYGEWFQQRLVSELERVRVVSVDRGKGGGFELKLDSGELFAARAVVVASGLFGLAHLPPELVGAAADGPTPAGPVSHSSQHADLGRFKDKDLIVVGAGQSALETAALAAEAGARVRVVARGSGAVAFGAPPWKQPRLRPESPFGRAWSLWALSYYPHPYRYLPADTRHYLVRRVLGPLGAWWLRERFEGRVEVREVARVVRAGVVDGRPHVVVREHDGRTAELGADHVIAATGYRVDLGAMGFLGHELRTELGVSRGAPVLGAGFRSSIPGLYFTGLPAAASYGPVMRFVCGTEFASPRLARHLAAAHG, from the coding sequence GTGATTCAACCGGTAGCAGTCATCGGCGCCGGGCCGTTCGGTCTGTCCACCGCCGCGCACCTGCGCGCGCACGGCATTCCCGTCCGTGTCTTCGGTGAACCCATGGTGAGCTGGCGGGACAACATGCCCGCCGGAATGCTTCTGAAGTCGACCCCGGCGGCGTCGAGCATCGACGCCCCGCAAGCCGGGCACACGCTGGCCGACTACTGCGACGCGGCGGGGATCCGGCGGCTGGTGACGGACGAGGACATCATCCCCGTCGAGACGTTCATCGCCTACGGGGAGTGGTTCCAGCAGCGGCTCGTGTCCGAGCTGGAACGGGTGCGGGTGGTGTCGGTGGACCGCGGCAAGGGCGGCGGCTTCGAACTGAAGCTGGACTCGGGGGAGTTGTTCGCGGCACGGGCCGTCGTCGTGGCGAGCGGGCTGTTCGGGCTGGCGCATCTGCCGCCCGAACTGGTGGGCGCCGCCGCGGACGGCCCCACCCCCGCGGGGCCCGTCTCGCACAGCTCCCAGCACGCCGACCTCGGCCGGTTCAAGGACAAGGACCTGATCGTGGTCGGCGCGGGACAGTCCGCCCTGGAGACGGCGGCCCTGGCGGCCGAGGCCGGCGCGCGGGTGCGGGTGGTGGCGCGGGGGAGCGGGGCCGTGGCCTTCGGCGCGCCCCCGTGGAAGCAGCCGCGGCTGCGCCCCGAGTCGCCGTTCGGCCGGGCCTGGTCGCTGTGGGCGCTCAGCTACTACCCGCACCCCTACCGGTATCTGCCCGCCGACACCCGGCACTACCTGGTCCGCCGGGTGCTCGGGCCGCTCGGCGCCTGGTGGTTGCGCGAGCGGTTCGAGGGGCGGGTCGAGGTGCGGGAGGTGGCGCGCGTGGTGCGCGCCGGGGTCGTCGACGGGCGCCCGCACGTGGTGGTGCGCGAGCACGACGGGCGTACGGCGGAACTGGGCGCCGATCATGTCATCGCGGCGACCGGGTACCGGGTGGACCTCGGGGCGATGGGGTTCCTCGGGCACGAGCTGCGTACGGAGTTGGGGGTGAGCCGGGGGGCGCCGGTGCTGGGGGCCGGGTTCCGGTCGTCGATACCGGGGCTGTACTTCACGGGGTTGCCCGCGGCGGCCTCGTACGGGCCGGTGATGCGCTTCGTGTGCGGGACGGAGTTCGCCTCGCCCCGGCTGGCCCGGCATCTGGCCGCGGCGCACGGGTGA
- a CDS encoding ATP-grasp domain-containing protein yields the protein MGGPVARGTWGAPVQADRSVPGLVVKLGDYPLHHGGVGAIRSLGRLGVPMYAITEDRYTPAAVSRYLRRAFVWPTTGTEEPGWLVDGLLRIGRRIGRPTVLIPTDEEAAVLIAEHQEELATRFLFPRVDGKLPRRLASKQGLHELCVEHGIASPVSSFPQSYDDVERFARRARFPVVAKNREAFERRRQPAVNGTTRIADPEGLLRLARGWGDRPGVILQEYLPREEAEDWIVHAYFDADSTPLAMFTGVKVRSWPPHAGMTANAYVVDNPELADIAARFIKQIGFTGVIDLDLRFDRRDGRYKLLDFNPRMGAQFRLFENEAGIDVVRAMHLDLTGRPVPEGEQLAGRRYIVENIDLPALLAYRRSGYTTPHAPARASGTELAWLAGDDPLPFLTMLARFVRPGAKHLYQLWRTNRLGNAHVRP from the coding sequence GTGGGGGGACCCGTGGCCAGGGGTACTTGGGGTGCGCCGGTACAGGCGGACCGAAGCGTTCCGGGGCTGGTGGTGAAGCTCGGCGACTATCCGCTGCACCATGGCGGAGTCGGGGCCATCCGCAGCCTGGGCCGGCTCGGCGTGCCGATGTACGCGATCACGGAGGACCGGTACACACCGGCGGCCGTCTCGCGCTATCTGCGGCGCGCGTTCGTCTGGCCGACCACCGGGACGGAGGAGCCCGGGTGGCTGGTGGACGGCCTGCTGCGCATCGGCCGGCGGATCGGCCGGCCGACCGTGCTCATACCCACCGACGAGGAGGCCGCGGTGCTCATCGCCGAGCACCAGGAGGAACTGGCGACCCGGTTCCTCTTCCCCCGCGTCGACGGGAAGCTCCCGCGCAGGCTCGCCAGCAAACAGGGGCTGCACGAACTCTGCGTGGAACACGGCATCGCCAGCCCGGTCAGCTCCTTCCCGCAGTCGTACGACGACGTCGAACGGTTCGCGCGGCGGGCCCGCTTCCCGGTGGTGGCCAAGAACCGGGAGGCGTTCGAACGGCGCAGGCAGCCCGCGGTGAACGGCACGACCCGCATCGCCGACCCGGAGGGCCTGCTGCGGCTGGCCCGCGGCTGGGGCGACCGCCCCGGGGTGATCCTCCAGGAGTACCTGCCCCGGGAGGAGGCCGAGGACTGGATCGTGCACGCCTACTTCGACGCGGACTCGACCCCGCTCGCGATGTTCACCGGGGTCAAGGTGCGGTCGTGGCCGCCGCACGCGGGGATGACGGCGAACGCGTACGTCGTCGACAACCCCGAACTCGCGGACATCGCGGCCCGGTTCATCAAACAGATCGGGTTCACCGGGGTCATCGACCTCGATCTGCGGTTCGACCGCCGGGACGGGCGGTACAAGCTGCTCGACTTCAACCCCCGGATGGGCGCGCAGTTCCGGCTGTTCGAGAACGAGGCCGGGATCGACGTCGTCCGCGCCATGCACCTCGATCTGACCGGCCGGCCGGTGCCGGAGGGGGAGCAGCTCGCCGGGCGCCGGTACATCGTGGAGAACATCGACCTCCCGGCGCTGCTCGCCTACCGGCGCAGTGGATACACCACCCCGCACGCGCCGGCGCGCGCGAGCGGTACGGAGCTGGCGTGGCTCGCGGGTGACGACCCGCTGCCGTTCCTCACGATGCTCGCGCGCTTCGTGCGCCCGGGTGCGAAACACCTCTACCAACTGTGGCGCACCAACCGCCTCGGCAACGCCCATGTGCGCCCCTAG
- a CDS encoding ABC transporter substrate-binding protein, translating into MKHKAVIAASLLLLAPLTACGGSAAAGDDGSTVTVTVGYQSKTINTVTAGTLLRSLGYFEDELNALGDGKTYKVDWQDYATGAPITAQMTAGKIDIGSMGDFPLLLNAARGKQLGKPTRLVAATGYNLRGGLNTIVTAPDSKLSTLTDLKGKKVSTSVGSAADGTLVRALRDAGLDADKDIEKLNQQPAVGASALSGGSADALSQFVAWPGLLTYQGKAKALYDGAQLDLPTFHGVTAREDFAKRRPAVLEAFLKAQAKATDYLNEHPVKAAEKVADATGLPAEVVYLYNGAHGIATFDPALKPALIAALKKDVPILEAAKLTGDVDVDAFVDDRYVRKALGASAYTKQLAAAPAPAESEVWPKGADETESFATPAELLAYVAAHQDAVRAAYVPDATTGTQWFADKAVWVADGDRLLPFVAPATAKAYVAGHDGAGIVTYATALERAS; encoded by the coding sequence ATGAAACACAAGGCAGTCATCGCCGCCTCCCTGCTGCTGCTCGCGCCCCTGACGGCCTGCGGCGGCAGCGCGGCGGCCGGGGACGACGGCTCCACGGTCACCGTCACCGTCGGCTACCAGTCCAAGACCATCAACACCGTCACCGCCGGCACCCTGCTGCGCTCCCTCGGCTACTTCGAGGACGAGCTGAACGCGCTCGGTGACGGGAAGACGTACAAGGTCGACTGGCAGGACTACGCGACCGGCGCCCCCATCACCGCCCAGATGACCGCCGGGAAGATCGACATCGGCTCGATGGGCGACTTCCCGCTGCTGCTCAACGCGGCCCGCGGCAAACAGCTCGGCAAGCCCACCCGGCTGGTCGCGGCCACCGGCTACAACCTCCGCGGCGGGCTCAACACCATCGTCACGGCACCGGACTCGAAGCTGAGCACGCTGACGGACCTGAAGGGCAAGAAGGTCTCGACGAGCGTCGGTTCGGCGGCCGACGGCACTCTCGTACGAGCGCTGCGGGACGCCGGTCTCGACGCCGACAAGGACATCGAGAAGCTCAACCAGCAGCCGGCCGTCGGCGCCTCCGCCCTCTCCGGGGGCAGCGCGGACGCCCTGTCGCAGTTCGTGGCGTGGCCGGGCCTGCTGACGTACCAGGGCAAGGCGAAGGCCCTGTACGACGGCGCGCAGCTCGACCTGCCCACGTTCCACGGCGTGACCGCCCGCGAGGACTTCGCGAAGCGGCGGCCGGCCGTCCTGGAGGCCTTCCTCAAGGCCCAGGCCAAGGCCACGGACTACCTGAACGAGCACCCCGTCAAGGCCGCCGAGAAGGTCGCCGACGCGACGGGACTGCCCGCCGAGGTCGTCTACCTCTACAACGGCGCCCACGGCATCGCCACCTTCGACCCGGCCCTGAAGCCCGCGCTGATCGCCGCCCTGAAGAAGGACGTCCCGATCCTCGAGGCCGCGAAACTGACGGGCGACGTGGACGTGGACGCCTTCGTCGACGACCGGTACGTCCGCAAGGCGCTCGGCGCCTCGGCGTACACGAAGCAGCTCGCCGCGGCCCCCGCCCCGGCGGAGAGCGAGGTCTGGCCCAAGGGCGCCGACGAGACCGAGTCCTTCGCCACACCGGCCGAGCTGCTCGCCTACGTCGCCGCGCACCAGGACGCCGTCCGTGCCGCGTACGTCCCCGACGCCACGACCGGGACGCAGTGGTTCGCCGACAAGGCGGTGTGGGTCGCCGACGGGGACCGGCTCCTCCCCTTCGTCGCCCCGGCCACGGCGAAGGCGTACGTCGCCGGGCACGACGGCGCCGGGATCGTCACCTACGCGACCGCCCTGGAGCGGGCGTCGTGA
- a CDS encoding ABC transporter permease produces MRGPGRRSRRPVAARYALRALSLVAALALWQLLTSQDIDLWLRFSQFPTVTDVAHTFADRVSGPDYWTDLTDSLTRILTGFLLAAVAGVATGILIARSRLAEDLLGPVLEVIRPIPAIALVPVAILLFPSNEQGIVFITFTAAFFPVLVSTRHAVRALTPVWEEAVRTMGGGRWRVLASVVLPGALPGIFGGLSVGIGVSWICVISAEMISGQYGVGYRTWQDYTVVDYPGVFVGMATIGVLGWLTSTAVELLGRRLTHWLPRTSYAAVARPRAPRAATAPAAAPAASAATATAPGTAATAEEARDEHLV; encoded by the coding sequence GTGCGCGGGCCGGGCCGCCGCTCCCGGCGGCCCGTCGCCGCCCGCTACGCGCTGCGCGCCCTGTCCCTGGTCGCGGCCCTCGCCCTCTGGCAGCTGCTGACCAGCCAGGACATCGACCTATGGCTGCGGTTCTCGCAGTTCCCCACGGTCACGGACGTGGCGCACACCTTCGCGGACCGGGTCTCCGGCCCCGACTACTGGACGGACCTGACCGACAGCCTCACCCGCATCCTCACCGGCTTCCTGCTGGCGGCGGTGGCGGGTGTGGCGACCGGCATCCTGATCGCCCGGTCCCGGCTCGCCGAGGACCTGCTCGGACCGGTCCTCGAGGTGATCCGCCCCATCCCGGCGATCGCCCTCGTCCCGGTCGCGATCCTGCTGTTCCCCTCCAACGAGCAGGGCATCGTCTTCATCACCTTCACCGCCGCGTTCTTCCCGGTCCTGGTCTCCACCCGGCACGCCGTACGGGCCCTGACCCCCGTGTGGGAGGAGGCCGTCCGCACCATGGGCGGCGGCCGGTGGCGGGTCCTCGCCTCCGTCGTCCTGCCGGGCGCGCTGCCGGGCATCTTCGGCGGCCTGTCGGTCGGCATCGGGGTGTCCTGGATCTGTGTGATCTCCGCCGAGATGATCTCCGGCCAGTACGGCGTCGGCTACCGCACCTGGCAGGACTACACGGTCGTCGACTACCCCGGCGTCTTCGTCGGCATGGCCACGATCGGTGTGCTGGGCTGGCTGACGTCGACGGCCGTGGAACTGCTCGGCCGCCGGCTCACCCACTGGCTCCCGCGTACGTCCTACGCCGCCGTCGCGCGCCCCCGGGCGCCCCGAGCCGCGACGGCACCGGCCGCCGCCCCTGCCGCGTCGGCCGCCACAGCCACCGCCCCCGGAACCGCAGCCACGGCCGAGGAGGCACGTGATGAGCACCTCGTCTGA
- a CDS encoding fumarate reductase/succinate dehydrogenase flavoprotein subunit produces MKGPLVEIPALTAAEELTCDVLVIGGGTAGTMAALTAAEHGANVLLLEKAHVRHSGALAMGMDGVNNAVIPGRAEPDDYVAEITRANDGIVDQSTVRQTATRGFDMVRRLESYGVKFEKDELGEYAVRQVHRSGSYVLPMPEGKDVKKVLYRQLRRREMRERIRIENRVMPVRVLTAGEGAERRAVGAVGFNTRSGAFVTVRAGAVILATGACGRLGLPASGYLYGTYENPTNAGDGYAMAYHAGAELTGIECFQINPLIKDYNGPACAYVANPFGGYQVNRHGERFVDSDYWSGQMMAEFAAEIASDRAPVYLKLSHLPEESVAALESILHTTERPTRGTFHSGRGHDYRTHDIEMHISEIGLCGGHSASGVRVDDQARTTVPRLYAAGDLACVPHNYMIGAFVFGDLAGADASRHSPYEGELPADQLRDAHELIYRPLRNPDGPPQPQVEYKLRRFVNDYVAPPKSGSRLSLALEAFERMRDDIAEMGARTPHELMRCAEVSFIRDCAEMAARASLARTESRWGLYHDRLDHPHRDDTSWFHHLDLYKSPSGAMEFTARPVAPYLVPIDEFTPVGGPSRPLGEVHAEHVATAGSRDVAPVAAGAAGGSGAEGALGAAGAAGAAEAAEAAGSPGSGRGALPLPSHPTPHTSPTRLLELVALAEEQPELDALRPYLADPAPAVRREAVAVLTETLPAGTGPALAEALRDSAAEVRAAAAASLRELVETLPPEPALRDGLAAALAEPDPVVRSAALDVLRALSLGDTALFAGSLADSDIGVRIEAVRALVSVDAAVELAHAAPTDPSREVRVTIAKALATISTNAPEPHPPLPAVLTTLTTLTDDPDPLVRAAAYGALGTVGCPPRLAPRAVTALTDPAWQVRAGAATALSTAPAPLAVPALTTTLTDPNADVRKATVLSLTHHTTTEEARTALTTATKDSDADVRAYAGRALSS; encoded by the coding sequence CTGAAAGGCCCTCTGGTGGAGATCCCCGCCCTCACCGCCGCCGAAGAACTCACCTGCGACGTCCTCGTCATCGGCGGCGGCACCGCCGGCACCATGGCGGCCCTCACCGCAGCCGAGCACGGCGCGAACGTCCTGCTCCTGGAGAAGGCGCACGTCCGTCACTCGGGCGCCCTCGCCATGGGCATGGACGGCGTCAACAACGCCGTCATCCCCGGCCGCGCCGAGCCCGACGACTACGTCGCCGAGATCACCCGCGCCAACGACGGCATCGTCGACCAGTCCACGGTCCGCCAGACCGCCACCCGTGGCTTCGACATGGTCCGGCGGCTGGAGTCGTACGGGGTGAAGTTCGAGAAGGACGAGCTGGGCGAGTACGCCGTCCGCCAGGTCCACCGCTCCGGCTCGTACGTGCTGCCCATGCCCGAGGGCAAGGACGTCAAGAAGGTCCTCTACCGGCAGCTGCGGCGGCGCGAGATGCGCGAGCGCATCCGCATCGAGAACCGGGTCATGCCGGTGCGCGTGCTGACGGCCGGCGAGGGCGCGGAGCGCAGGGCGGTGGGGGCCGTCGGGTTCAACACCCGTAGCGGCGCGTTCGTCACCGTGCGCGCCGGCGCGGTGATCCTCGCGACCGGCGCGTGCGGCCGGCTCGGGCTCCCCGCCTCCGGCTATCTCTACGGCACCTACGAGAACCCCACCAACGCGGGCGACGGCTACGCCATGGCCTACCACGCGGGCGCCGAACTCACCGGCATCGAGTGCTTCCAGATCAACCCGCTGATCAAGGACTACAACGGCCCCGCCTGCGCCTATGTCGCCAACCCCTTCGGCGGCTACCAGGTCAACCGGCACGGCGAACGCTTCGTCGACTCCGACTACTGGTCCGGCCAGATGATGGCCGAGTTCGCCGCCGAGATCGCCTCCGACCGCGCCCCCGTCTATCTGAAGCTGAGCCACCTCCCGGAGGAGTCCGTCGCGGCCCTCGAATCGATCCTGCACACCACCGAGCGCCCGACCCGGGGCACCTTCCACTCCGGCCGCGGCCACGACTACCGCACCCACGACATCGAGATGCACATCTCGGAGATCGGCCTGTGCGGCGGCCACTCGGCCTCGGGCGTACGCGTCGACGACCAGGCCCGTACGACCGTCCCCCGCCTCTACGCCGCCGGCGACCTCGCCTGCGTCCCGCACAACTACATGATCGGCGCCTTCGTCTTCGGCGACCTCGCGGGCGCGGACGCCTCCCGGCACTCCCCCTACGAGGGCGAACTGCCCGCCGACCAGCTCCGGGACGCCCACGAGCTGATCTACCGCCCGCTGCGCAACCCCGACGGGCCCCCGCAGCCCCAGGTCGAGTACAAACTCCGCCGCTTCGTCAACGACTACGTCGCGCCCCCGAAGTCCGGCTCCCGGCTCTCGCTGGCACTGGAGGCGTTCGAGCGGATGCGGGACGACATCGCCGAGATGGGCGCCCGCACCCCGCACGAACTCATGCGCTGCGCCGAGGTCTCCTTCATCCGCGACTGCGCCGAGATGGCCGCCCGCGCCTCCCTGGCCCGCACCGAGTCCCGCTGGGGCCTCTACCACGACCGCCTCGACCACCCCCACCGCGACGACACCTCCTGGTTCCACCACCTCGACCTGTACAAGTCCCCGTCCGGCGCCATGGAGTTCACCGCCCGCCCCGTCGCCCCCTACCTGGTCCCGATCGACGAGTTCACCCCGGTCGGCGGCCCGTCCCGCCCCCTGGGCGAGGTCCACGCGGAGCACGTGGCGACAGCGGGGTCCCGGGACGTGGCACCGGTGGCGGCGGGGGCGGCGGGGGGCTCGGGGGCGGAGGGGGCATTGGGAGCCGCGGGGGCAGCGGGGGCAGCAGAGGCAGCGGAGGCAGCAGGTTCGCCGGGGTCGGGGAGGGGGGCCCTCCCCCTCCCCTCCCACCCCACCCCCCACACCTCCCCCACCCGCCTCCTCGAACTGGTCGCCCTCGCCGAGGAGCAGCCCGAACTCGACGCCCTCCGGCCCTACCTGGCCGACCCGGCGCCGGCCGTGCGGCGCGAGGCGGTGGCCGTCCTCACGGAGACCCTCCCGGCGGGCACCGGCCCGGCCCTCGCCGAGGCGCTCCGCGACAGCGCCGCCGAGGTACGCGCCGCCGCGGCGGCCTCGCTGCGCGAACTGGTCGAGACCCTCCCGCCCGAGCCCGCCCTGCGCGACGGCCTCGCCGCCGCCCTGGCCGAGCCCGACCCGGTCGTCCGCTCCGCCGCCCTGGACGTCCTGCGCGCGCTGAGCCTCGGTGACACGGCCCTGTTCGCGGGCTCGCTGGCGGACTCCGACATCGGCGTCCGTATCGAGGCCGTACGCGCCCTCGTCTCGGTCGACGCGGCCGTCGAACTCGCCCACGCGGCACCCACCGACCCGTCCCGCGAGGTCCGCGTCACCATCGCCAAGGCCTTGGCGACGATCTCGACGAACGCCCCGGAACCCCACCCTCCTCTCCCCGCCGTCCTCACCACCCTGACCACGCTGACCGACGATCCGGACCCCTTGGTGCGCGCCGCCGCCTACGGCGCCCTGGGCACCGTCGGCTGCCCTCCCCGTCTCGCCCCTCGGGCCGTGACCGCCCTCACCGACCCCGCCTGGCAGGTCCGCGCCGGCGCCGCCACCGCCCTGTCCACCGCGCCCGCTCCCCTCGCCGTCCCGGCCCTCACCACCACCCTCACCGACCCCAACGCCGACGTCCGCAAGGCCACCGTCCTCTCCCTCACCCACCACACCACCACCGAGGAAGCCCGCACCGCCCTCACCACGGCCACCAAGGACTCCGACGCCGACGTCCGGGCGTACGCCGGCCGCGCACTCTCCTCCTGA
- a CDS encoding 4Fe-4S dicluster domain-containing protein: MPLAPQRADVPVTIDESKCIDGCTLCVDMCPLDSLAIDESNGKAYMHVDECWYCGPCAARCPTGAVTVNMPYLLR, from the coding sequence ATGCCCTTGGCGCCCCAGCGGGCCGACGTGCCCGTGACCATCGACGAGTCGAAGTGCATCGACGGCTGCACCCTGTGCGTGGACATGTGCCCGCTGGACTCCCTCGCCATCGACGAGAGCAACGGCAAGGCCTATATGCACGTCGACGAGTGCTGGTACTGCGGCCCGTGCGCGGCCCGCTGTCCCACCGGAGCCGTCACGGTCAACATGCCCTACCTGCTCCGGTGA
- a CDS encoding GntR family transcriptional regulator, whose protein sequence is MPPTDRIRDHAGQGATTVAAHRARRRLRADQARQLADLLRRQLLTDGFENGTLPHESALATDYRATRNTVREALDLLRAEGLVERSPGVGTVVVGQKYPHGLDRLMGLAETLREHGTVTNEVRTMGPAPAPTPVADRLHLPPGTDVLYIERLRRLNGLPLSLDLTYIPLALGTLDLGTALLGADLENTDVFRLLETITGRRLGHAEITLEAVNADTHSAAVLEAPRGSAVLMLERLTHLADGRPVDLEFIRFRGDRITMSGLLHRS, encoded by the coding sequence ATGCCACCCACCGACCGCATCCGGGACCACGCCGGCCAGGGCGCGACCACCGTCGCCGCCCACCGCGCGCGGCGCCGGCTGCGCGCGGACCAGGCCCGGCAGCTCGCCGATCTCCTCCGCCGCCAACTCCTCACCGACGGCTTCGAGAACGGCACCCTCCCCCACGAGTCCGCCCTCGCCACCGACTACCGCGCCACCCGCAACACGGTCCGCGAGGCCCTGGACCTCCTGCGGGCCGAAGGCCTCGTGGAACGCTCCCCCGGCGTCGGCACCGTCGTCGTCGGCCAGAAGTACCCCCACGGCCTCGACCGTCTGATGGGCCTCGCGGAAACCCTCCGCGAACACGGCACGGTCACCAACGAGGTCCGCACCATGGGCCCGGCCCCCGCCCCCACCCCCGTGGCGGACCGCCTCCACCTCCCACCCGGCACCGACGTCCTCTACATCGAACGTCTGCGCCGCCTGAACGGCCTCCCCCTCTCCCTCGACCTCACCTACATCCCCCTGGCCCTCGGCACCCTCGACCTCGGCACGGCCCTGCTCGGCGCCGACCTGGAGAACACCGACGTCTTCCGCCTGCTGGAGACGATCACCGGCCGGCGCCTGGGCCACGCCGAGATCACCCTGGAGGCGGTGAACGCGGACACCCACTCCGCCGCCGTACTCGAAGCCCCCCGCGGCTCGGCCGTCCTGATGCTGGAACGCCTCACCCACCTCGCCGACGGCCGCCCCGTCGACCTGGAGTTCATCCGCTTCCGCGGCGACCGCATCACCATGAGCGGCCTGCTGCACCGGTCGTAG
- a CDS encoding ABC transporter ATP-binding protein, which translates to MSTSSETRARAREEAPAREDRAPAGVRGIRLALRGADLGRPDAVALTGVDLDIAPGEILTVVGPSGCGKSTLLRTLAGLLPPLDGGITQDGTPLTGPSAERALVFQEDALLPWRTLRANVELPLAIRGLPRAERRTQAEEWLSRVGLAEYTRQLPHRVSGGQRQRAQLARALAGRPRAVLMDEPFGALDAQTRAGMQDLLVEVLRGTGATVVFVTHDVDEALFLGDRVALLGSGRLTAVRDIPRPRDRTAHDDPARVTLRRSVLTSLGS; encoded by the coding sequence ATGAGCACCTCGTCTGAGACGCGGGCCCGCGCCCGCGAAGAGGCACCGGCACGCGAGGACCGGGCGCCCGCCGGCGTGCGCGGCATCCGCCTCGCGCTCCGGGGCGCCGACCTGGGCCGCCCCGACGCGGTCGCCCTGACCGGCGTCGACCTGGACATCGCCCCCGGCGAGATCCTCACCGTCGTCGGCCCCTCCGGCTGCGGCAAGTCGACCCTGCTGCGCACCCTGGCGGGCCTGCTGCCGCCGCTCGACGGCGGGATCACCCAGGACGGCACCCCCCTGACCGGCCCGTCCGCCGAACGCGCCCTGGTCTTCCAGGAGGACGCCCTGCTGCCCTGGCGCACCCTGCGCGCCAACGTCGAACTCCCGCTCGCCATCCGCGGCCTGCCCCGCGCCGAACGCCGCACGCAGGCCGAGGAGTGGCTGTCCCGGGTCGGGCTCGCCGAGTACACCCGGCAGCTGCCGCACCGCGTCTCCGGCGGACAGCGCCAGCGCGCGCAACTCGCCCGCGCGCTCGCCGGGCGCCCCCGCGCCGTCCTGATGGACGAGCCGTTCGGGGCGCTCGACGCCCAGACCCGCGCCGGGATGCAGGACCTGCTGGTGGAGGTGTTGCGGGGCACCGGCGCCACGGTCGTCTTCGTCACCCACGACGTGGACGAGGCCCTGTTCCTCGGCGACCGCGTGGCCCTCCTCGGCTCCGGCCGCCTCACCGCCGTACGCGACATCCCGCGCCCCCGCGACCGCACCGCCCACGACGACCCGGCCCGCGTGACCCTGCGCCGCTCCGTGTTGACCTCACTCGGTTCCTGA